The Wansuia hejianensis genomic interval ATCAGTTTGTCTGCAGAGCTTTTGGCGTCTTCTTCGATGTGGTTTAAAATCTTATCCAATCCAGTCATTGCAAGCTCTCCTTATCTTAAAAAGGTTACAGGTTGAAAACTGCCATGATGGAGATCAGCAGTGCCAGGATCGCATAAGTTTCTACCATGGCCGGAAGCAGCATGGCTTTTCCGAAGGTATCCGGCCGTTTTGCCAGCATCCCGATGGAAGCGACAGAGGTTTTGCCCTGATGGATGGCAGAAAACAGGCCGACAATGGCGATGGGCAGGCAGGCGACGAAATACAGAAGGCCCTGGGAAAGTGTCAGGTCGACGGCTCCTCCGCCGATGATGCCAATCCGGCTCAGGGTGACGAAAGCTACTAAAAGTCCGTATATGCCCTGGGTTCCGGGAAGCAGCTGAAGAATCAGAACTTTACCGAAAAGCTCTGGCTTCTCCGTCATGACGCCGGCCGCTGCACGGCCGCCCATTCCAACTCCCACGGCGGAACCGATCCC includes:
- a CDS encoding V-type ATP synthase subunit K; amino-acid sequence: MENLGIVFALLGVACATLFAGIGSAVGVGMGGRAAAGVMTEKPELFGKVLILQLLPGTQGIYGLLVAFVTLSRIGIIGGGAVDLTLSQGLLYFVACLPIAIVGLFSAIHQGKTSVASIGMLAKRPDTFGKAMLLPAMVETYAILALLISIMAVFNL